TACACCATCACCATAGATATCTTCACCACTTTTGGCGTGGGATTTGAGAATAGCGAACACCAGTTCTTGCTTGCGTGTGCGTGTATTGCAGTCAATGCCACTATCACGGGTGATTTTTATAAGTTCAGCAGCGGTTTTTTGTTTTAATTCAGTTAGGTTCATAGAAGTCAGGGGGTCCAGATAGAAGGCTTGTAAACAGCATCAAGGAATCTTGATAGTGTGAAAATAATTTTTTGCTCAGGATGTTTTTGAAGTGCCAGTGCGGCGCGATATTTAATTCTAATTACTCATTTTTTGTGTAGCTGAGGTAAATTTAGCACGTTTATTGAGGTCTGTCCAGTTCAGTTCGAGTTTACAGTTGGTGCGTAGCACGCACTCTACCAAGCGTCGGCAGGGCGCGTACTACTCAGCTAAACAATTACAGGTTGCTATCAATGAATGCAGTGAGTTGTGATTTTGATACTGCGCCAACCTTGGTCGCTTCAACATTACCATCCTTGAAGATCATCAGAGTCGGGATTCCACGGATACCAAATTTGGGTGGTGTCTGGGAGTTTTCATCAATATTCAGTTTAGCAACCTTGAGCTTGCCAGCATATTCATTAGCAATCTCGTCCAGAATAGGTGCAATCATCTTGCAAGGACCACACCATTCTGCCCAGTAATCAACTAACACGGGGCCAGATGCGCTTAGCACTTCACTGTCAAAGCTGTCGTCTGTCAGATATACGATATTGTCACTCACTTGTTTGGTTCCTCCGTGAGGATAAAGCCTGAATAAAAATAAACAGGTGTTTGCTTGATTGTTAACCAGAGAGCCTATCCTAGGCACACTGATCCCTTTTTTCTATTTGATAGCAAACCGAGACGTATTTCAAGTCCTAAAGGGGCTTGTTTTAGGGTATGCTGTGAGGTTATGACAGATAAACATTTAACAGAAACAGCGTTTTCGAGCCTTGGTTTGCTTCCTGAATTAATGCAAGGGATTGAAAAAACAGGTTTTTTAACCTGCACTCCAATCCAGGAAGGTTCATTGCCGATTGCTCTTGAGGGCAGGGATGTCGCTGGGCAGGCACAAACAGGTACAGGAAAAACAGCTGCTTTTTTATTGGCGGTGATGAATTATCTTTTAACTCATCCGGTTGATAAGGCTAAACAGTCTAATCATCCACGTGCCTTAATCCTTGCCCCTACGCGTGAATTAGCGATACAAATTCATAAAGACGCCAGTGGTCTGGGTGAATTTACCGGGCTTAAACTGGGTCTGGCTTATGGGGGTACTGGCTATGAAGAACAGCGGCAGGTGCTGAGTGATGGTGTTGACATCCTGATTGGCACACCCGGACGTATTATTGATTAT
This region of Gammaproteobacteria bacterium genomic DNA includes:
- the trxA gene encoding thioredoxin TrxA, translating into MSDNIVYLTDDSFDSEVLSASGPVLVDYWAEWCGPCKMIAPILDEIANEYAGKLKVAKLNIDENSQTPPKFGIRGIPTLMIFKDGNVEATKVGAVSKSQLTAFIDSNL